The genomic window CGAGGACGACGTCCGCGCCGCCGCCCAGTCCTTCCTCGACGACTGGTCGGGCGGGGACCCCGACGCCGCGGCCGCCGCGACCACCGATCCCGACGCGGCCACGGCGCTGCTCGAGCAGACCGCCACCGACCTGCCCGGGGCGACGCTGCGCGCCGAGCTGGGCGACGTCACCGTCGAGGACGGCACCGCCACCGCCGCGTGGACCGCCACCTGGGACCTCGCCGCCGCCCCCGACTGGACCTACGACGCCACGCTGGAGCTGCGCGAGGGGGAGGACGCCTGGCAGGTGGTCGCCGAGCCGACCGCCGTGCACCCGGAGCTGGGGGAGGGCCAGCACCTGCTCCTGACCCGGTCGCTGCCCGAGCGCGCCGCCGTCACCGACGCCGCCGGCACCCCGCTGTTCACGCCCACCGAGGTCGTCGACGTCGGCGTCGACACCGGCCGGGTCACCGACCTGCCCGCGCTCGCCGCCGCCCTCTCGGCGGCCACCGGAGTCGCGGCCGAGGAGATCACCGCCGACGTCCAGGCCGCGCCGGCCGGCCAGTTCGTGCCGGTCATCACGCTGCGCCGTCCCGACTTCGAGGCCATCCGCGCGCAGGTGTTCGACCTGCCCGGCGCCGTCTTCCCCACCGAGACGCGGCTGCTCGCGCCGTCCGCCCGGTTCGCCTCCGCGCTGCTCGGCCGGGTCGGGGCGGCCACCGCCGAGGTGATCGAGGAGACGACCACCGACGGCGTGGCCGCCTACGCCGCCGGCGACCAGCTCGGCCTGTCGGGCCTGCAGCGCTCCTTCCAGGAGCAGCTCACCGGCACGCCCGGGTTCACCGTCTCGGTGGTCAGCGCCGACGAGTCCACCGGCGACGCCGGACAGCAGGTCGCCGCCGTCGAGCCGGTCGCCGGGCAGCCGGTGCGGACGCCCCTGGTCCGCGCGGTGCAGGACGCCGCCGACGGCGCCGTCGCCACCCAGCCCCTGCCCACCCACCTCGTCGTCGTCCGGCCCGGCACCGGCGAGATCCTGGCCGTCTCCTCCAACGAGGCCGCCGCGGCCGGCAACGCGCTGACCGGCCAGTACCCGCCGGGCTCGAGCATGAAGACGATCACGGCGACGGCGCTGCTCGCCACCGGCCAGCTCACCCCGGACACCCCGGTCGCCTGCCCGGGGACCACGGTCGTCGAGGGGCGCGAGTTCGAGAACCAGGACCAGTTCGACCTCGGCACCGTGCCCTTCACCGAGGCCTTCGCCGAGTCCTGCAACACCACCTTCATCCAGGCCGGCCTCCAGCTGCCCGACGACGCCCTCGCCGCGGCGGCCGCCTCGTACGGGGTGGGCAGCGACTGGCAGCTGCCGGTCGACGTGTTCAGCGGCAGCGTCCCGGCCGACTCCACCGGCACGACCAAGGCCGCCAACGCGATCGGCCAGGGGCAGGTGCTCATGAGCCCGGTCCAGCTCGCCCTGGTGGCGGCGGGCATCGCCAGTGGCACCCCGGCCGCCCCGGTCGAGGTGGTCGGGAGCGACCCCGCCGGGCCCGCGCCGGCCGGACCGGGCCAGGCCGTCCTCGACCAGCTGCGGCCGCTGATGCGGCAGGTCGTCCTCACCGGCACCGCCGAGGAGCTGGCCGACCGCGGCGAGGTCTACGGCAAGACGGGGACCGCCGAGTTCGGCAGCAACACGCCGCCGGACGCGCACGGGTGGTTCATGGGCTACCAGCTCGGCGGCCCGCAGGGCGACGTCGCCTTCGCGGTGCTCGTCGAGGGCGGGCAGTCCAGCAGCGCCGCCGTCGCCGTCACCGACGCCTTCCTCGGCGCCGTCGCCTGACCGGCGCTCAGGTCGCGGCGATGGGGCGGCCGACGGTGAGGGCGTCCCGGACGGCCGGGTCCAGCGAGGAGTAGGCGGCGTCGGGTCGGGCGCCCACGGCGTCGAGCACGGTGCTGAAGAAGCAGCGGGCCGCAGCGGCCAGGACGACGTCGAGGACCTCGGCGTCGTCCAGGCCCGACCCGCGCAGCTCGGCGAGGTCGTCCTCGGTCATGTCGGCCGCCCCCGAGGCGACCCTGTCGGCGAGCCTCATGACCGCCCGGTCCACCTCGCTCAGGGGCGCCCTCGCGGGGTCGGTGGCGGCCTCCACCACGGCCTCCGGGCCGTCGAACTGCTCGGCGAGGACCCGGCCGTGGGCCAGCGAGCAGTAGCTCGACCGCAGCCGGAGGGCGGCGGCCAGGGTGGCCAGCTCGTAGCGGCGGGGGTCCATCGAGGACCGGATCGCGCCGATCAGGGCGCGCCACGCCTCCAGCACCGGGGGCCGGGTGGCGAAGACGCGCGTGTAGGTGGCGACGTACCCGAGGGTCTCCCGGTCACGGTCGTAGGCGGCCGCCACCTCGGGCGACGCGTCGTCCTGCGGGGTCGAGATCCACGTCATCGCGCGACGGTAGGGCCCCGGCCGGCACCCCGGAGGTCCCGCCGTCGCGCTCAGCCGGCGGGCAGGCCCGGGAGGGCCGTCGTGACCGGCGTGCGGCCGGCCGCGGTGCGCCAGGCGACCGCGCGCTCCTCGGCGGCACCCAGGGAGTCGACCGCGAGCTGCCGCACCTCGCCGTCCGCGGCGGCGTCGAGCAGCGCCACCCAGGCCGCCGAGACGCCCTCCTCGAGCACGACCGCCAGGGCCGCGGCGTCGACCTCGGACAGGACCGGGAAGGGCAGCCGGTAGCCGGCCTCGGCCGGCACCGGGTCGGCGTCGCGGGCGTCGAGGAGCTCGGCGAGCCGGTCGCGGGAGTCGCGGTGGGCCTGCTCGCCGTCCTCGGCCGGCGCCCGGCCCCCGGGCGGCAGCGCCGCGCCGACGACGCCGTAGCCCCACACGGCGGCGTGCTCGGCGGCGAGGACGCCGTCCAGGGCAGCGTCCTCCCTGCTCCCGGTCGTCCCGTCGTCAGCCACGCCCCGCCTCTCTCTCGCAGGAACCCGTGCCGGAACTCACGCCACGGCTCACGCCACGACTCACGCCAGGGCCGCCGCGTGCCCGCGCAGCCCCGCCGCCAGCGCCCCCAGCAGCGCCGCGCCGGCGCCCGACGCCCCGACGCAGGCGGCCGCATGCGCGGTCGAGGCGGCGCTCACCTGGTCGCGCAGCCAGGCGCGCAGGTCCCCTCCGGCCGGTGGCCCGGGTGGGACCGACGACGACGGGGCGGACGACGACGCGGCGGACGACGACGCGGCGGTCGCTCCGGGTGCGGCCGCGCGCAGCCGGTCCAGCTGTTCCTGCGCCTGGCCGGCGAGGTCGGCGACCGACTGCCCGAAGGCGGCGTCGGCGACGACCACGGCGCCGTACGCGGCCACCACCGCCTCCTGGACGGGCACCTGGGCGGCCAGCGCGTCCTCCTGCGCCGCCGTGTCCTGCTCCGCCTGCCCGGACCCACCCGACGTGCACCCGGCCAGCAGCAGCGCCAGCCCGGCGCCCCCGGCGAGCAGGCGACGGCGGGGGAAACCGGCGGGAGCGGGGGAGGGGGACATCACCGCCAGTCTCCCAGGAGCCCCCCGGTCCGCCCGGGAGGGACCGGGCGCGTCGGTGCGGTGGGCGTCCCCCGCCCGAGCGCCCGGGGCCGAGCGCCCGGGGGAGCGGTAGCCTGACGGCTCCCCGGGTACGCCGCGGCCGGAGCCGCGCGAGCCCGCGCCACCGGGCGCGGCCCCGGGCGGTGCGGTCCGCCGAGCACGAGCTCCGACCGGTTGCAGAGGAGGGAGCCCGTGTCCGCGAGGTCACGGCAGGACGACCCGGCCGCCACTCGGCTGGCGGGGTGGATCGAGCCCGTGGTCGGTGGTGCCGGCTACGACCTCGAGGAGCTGGTGGTCACGCCCGCCGGCCGGCGCAGCGTCGTCCGCGTGGTCGTCGACCGCGACCAGGGCGTCTCGCTCGACGACGTCGCCGAGGTCAGCCGGGCCATCTCGGCGGTGCTCGACGAGAACGACGGCGAGCTCGGCCGCGCCCCCTACGTGCTCGAGGTGACCAGCCCCGGCGTGGACCGGCCGCTCACCGAGCCCCGGCACTGGCGGCGCAACACCGGTCGGCTGGTGACCGTGACCGTCGGCCCGGCCGGGAGGACCGAGTCGGTCACGGGCCGGGTCACCGCCGTCGACGAGCAGGGCGTGACCCTCGCGGTCGAGCCGAAGGCCAAGCCGGGCGCGCGCAAGCGCCCGCCGACGCCCCGGCAGGTGCCCTGGGCCGAGCTCGGGTCCGGCCGGGTGCAGGTCGAGTTCGCCCGCCCCGGCAAGGACGACCCCGCGCCGGGCGGTCCCGACGGCGACCTGCGGGACGACGACCTGCGGGACGACGACCTGCGGGACGACGACCTGGACGACGGCGACGTGGACGACGACCCACCGGACGACGAGGGCGACGACGACGGAGGAGGACAGTGAACATCGACGTGACCGCCCTCAAGGCGGTCGAGCGGGAGAAGGGCATCCCCGCCGACACGGTCATCGAGGCCATCGAGACGGCGCTGGTGACCGCCTACCGCCACGCCGACGGCGCGGCCAAGCACGTGCGGGTGCACGTCGACCGCAAGAGCGGCGAGGTCGCGGTGCTGGCCCAGGAACTCGGCGCCGACGGCGAGGTCGTGCGCGAGTGGGACGACACCCCGGGTGACTTCGGCCGGATCGCGGCCAGCACCGCCAAGCAGGTCATCGTGCAGCGGCTGCGCGACGCCGAGCACGAGCAGACCTTCGGTGAGTACGCGGGCAAGGAGGGCGACATCGTCAGCGGCGTCGTCCAGGCCGACGCCCGCCGCAACGCGCAGGGCTCGGTGCTGGTCGACATCGGCAAGGTCGAGGCGGTCCTGCCCGCGGCCGAGCAGGTGCCCGGCGAGCGGTACCCGCACGGCAGCCGGCTGCGTGCCTACGTGGTGTCGGTCGCCCGCACCCACCGCGGCCCGCAGGTCACCGTCTCGCGCACCCACCCGAACCTGGTGCGCAAGCTGTTCGCCCTCGAGGTCCCCGAGATCGCCGACGGCAGCGTCGAGATCGTCGCGGTCGCACGCGAGGCCGGGCACCGCTCGAAGATCGCCGTCCGCACGTCGGTGCCCGGGCTCAACGCCAAGGGTGCCTGCATCGGGCCGATGGGCCAGCGGGTGCGCAACGTCATGAGCGAGCTGCACGGCGAGAAGATCGACATCGTCGACTGGTCGGACGACCCGGCGACCTTCGTGGCCTCCGCCCTCAGCCCCGCCCGGGTGAACAGCGCGACGCTGGTCGACCCGAAGGCCAAGGCGGTGCGGGTCGTCGTCCCGGACTTCCAGCTGTCGCTGGCCATCGGCAAGGAGGGGCAGAACGCCCGCCTGGCCGCCCGGCTCACCGGCTGCCGCATCGACATCCGCAGCGACGCGCAGCCCGACGACGCCAGCCCCTCGCCGGGCGTCGGCCGGCCGCCGCTGCGCTCGGGCCCGCCCCCGGTCCGCGCCGGTGCCCCGGGTGGGCGGCCGTCCCCCGGCGGGGGTGCCCTGCGCCCCGGTCCCCGGCGCCCGGAACAACGAGGTCCCTCAGCGCGCTAGAGTGACGGGTGGCCGAAACGTCGATCCCGGTGCGCACCTGTGTGGGCTGCCGGAACCGCGCTCCGGTCACCGACCTGCTGCGTGTCGTCCTCCGGTCCGGGACCCTCGTGCCCGATCCCCGGCGGAGGCTCCCCGGCCGGGGCGCGTCCCTGCACCCCACTCCGGAGTGCCTGCACGCAGCGGAGCGACGCCGGGCCTTCCCCCGCGCGCTGCGCCTACCGGG from Geodermatophilus normandii includes these protein-coding regions:
- a CDS encoding penicillin-binding transpeptidase domain-containing protein, with translation MAARRTAVLGTVLTLLSAPALAACSGSSEDDVRAAAQSFLDDWSGGDPDAAAAATTDPDAATALLEQTATDLPGATLRAELGDVTVEDGTATAAWTATWDLAAAPDWTYDATLELREGEDAWQVVAEPTAVHPELGEGQHLLLTRSLPERAAVTDAAGTPLFTPTEVVDVGVDTGRVTDLPALAAALSAATGVAAEEITADVQAAPAGQFVPVITLRRPDFEAIRAQVFDLPGAVFPTETRLLAPSARFASALLGRVGAATAEVIEETTTDGVAAYAAGDQLGLSGLQRSFQEQLTGTPGFTVSVVSADESTGDAGQQVAAVEPVAGQPVRTPLVRAVQDAADGAVATQPLPTHLVVVRPGTGEILAVSSNEAAAAGNALTGQYPPGSSMKTITATALLATGQLTPDTPVACPGTTVVEGREFENQDQFDLGTVPFTEAFAESCNTTFIQAGLQLPDDALAAAAASYGVGSDWQLPVDVFSGSVPADSTGTTKAANAIGQGQVLMSPVQLALVAAGIASGTPAAPVEVVGSDPAGPAPAGPGQAVLDQLRPLMRQVVLTGTAEELADRGEVYGKTGTAEFGSNTPPDAHGWFMGYQLGGPQGDVAFAVLVEGGQSSSAAVAVTDAFLGAVA
- a CDS encoding carboxymuconolactone decarboxylase family protein; its protein translation is MTWISTPQDDASPEVAAAYDRDRETLGYVATYTRVFATRPPVLEAWRALIGAIRSSMDPRRYELATLAAALRLRSSYCSLAHGRVLAEQFDGPEAVVEAATDPARAPLSEVDRAVMRLADRVASGAADMTEDDLAELRGSGLDDAEVLDVVLAAAARCFFSTVLDAVGARPDAAYSSLDPAVRDALTVGRPIAAT
- a CDS encoding ferritin-like domain-containing protein, with protein sequence MADDGTTGSREDAALDGVLAAEHAAVWGYGVVGAALPPGGRAPAEDGEQAHRDSRDRLAELLDARDADPVPAEAGYRLPFPVLSEVDAAALAVVLEEGVSAAWVALLDAAADGEVRQLAVDSLGAAEERAVAWRTAAGRTPVTTALPGLPAG
- the rimP gene encoding ribosome maturation factor RimP, whose product is MSARSRQDDPAATRLAGWIEPVVGGAGYDLEELVVTPAGRRSVVRVVVDRDQGVSLDDVAEVSRAISAVLDENDGELGRAPYVLEVTSPGVDRPLTEPRHWRRNTGRLVTVTVGPAGRTESVTGRVTAVDEQGVTLAVEPKAKPGARKRPPTPRQVPWAELGSGRVQVEFARPGKDDPAPGGPDGDLRDDDLRDDDLRDDDLDDGDVDDDPPDDEGDDDGGGQ
- the nusA gene encoding transcription termination factor NusA; this encodes MNIDVTALKAVEREKGIPADTVIEAIETALVTAYRHADGAAKHVRVHVDRKSGEVAVLAQELGADGEVVREWDDTPGDFGRIAASTAKQVIVQRLRDAEHEQTFGEYAGKEGDIVSGVVQADARRNAQGSVLVDIGKVEAVLPAAEQVPGERYPHGSRLRAYVVSVARTHRGPQVTVSRTHPNLVRKLFALEVPEIADGSVEIVAVAREAGHRSKIAVRTSVPGLNAKGACIGPMGQRVRNVMSELHGEKIDIVDWSDDPATFVASALSPARVNSATLVDPKAKAVRVVVPDFQLSLAIGKEGQNARLAARLTGCRIDIRSDAQPDDASPSPGVGRPPLRSGPPPVRAGAPGGRPSPGGGALRPGPRRPEQRGPSAR
- a CDS encoding YlxR family protein, whose amino-acid sequence is MGCRNRAPVTDLLRVVLRSGTLVPDPRRRLPGRGASLHPTPECLHAAERRRAFPRALRLPGGAAVEAGPLRAHVLGADAPGGTPGRATANERQTALPTDGPAPRRSARREQDVVG